One genomic segment of Oxalobacteraceae sp. CFBP 8761 includes these proteins:
- the rpe gene encoding ribulose-phosphate 3-epimerase, with the protein MTTYRIAPSILSADFARLGEEVRNVVAAGADIIHFDVMDNHYVPNLTIGPLVCQAIRPHVDVPIDVHLMVKPVDRIIPDFAKAGANIITFHPEASEHIDRTLQLIRDHGCKAGLVFNPGTPMHYLEHVMDKIDMILIMSVNPGFGGQSFIPEALKKIAIARRLIDESGRDILLEVDGGIKAENIAAAAAAGADTFVAGSAIFGKPDYKAVIDAMRAELATVAR; encoded by the coding sequence ATGACCACCTACCGCATCGCTCCCAGCATCCTGTCCGCCGATTTCGCCCGCCTGGGCGAAGAAGTGCGCAATGTCGTTGCCGCCGGCGCCGACATCATCCACTTCGACGTGATGGACAACCATTATGTCCCGAACCTGACCATCGGCCCGCTCGTCTGCCAGGCGATCCGCCCGCACGTGGACGTGCCAATCGACGTGCACCTGATGGTCAAGCCGGTCGACCGCATCATTCCCGATTTCGCCAAGGCCGGCGCCAACATCATCACCTTCCACCCGGAAGCATCGGAACACATCGACCGCACGCTGCAGCTGATCCGCGATCACGGTTGCAAGGCGGGCCTGGTCTTCAATCCGGGCACGCCGATGCACTACCTCGAGCACGTGATGGACAAGATCGACATGATTCTGATCATGTCGGTCAATCCGGGCTTCGGCGGCCAGTCGTTCATCCCCGAAGCACTCAAGAAAATCGCCATCGCGCGCCGCCTGATCGACGAATCGGGCCGCGACATCCTGCTCGAAGTCGACGGCGGCATCAAGGCCGAGAACATCGCCGCAGCTGCAGCCGCTGGCGCCGACACGTTCGTGGCCGGCTCGGCCATCTTCGGCAAGCCTGACTACAAAGCCGTGATCGACGCCATGCGCGCCGAACTGGCCACGGTCGCGCGCTGA
- the gph gene encoding phosphoglycolate phosphatase (PGP is an essential enzyme in the glycolate salvage pathway in higher organisms (photorespiration in plants). Phosphoglycolate results from the oxidase activity of RubisCO in the Calvin cycle when concentrations of carbon dioxide are low relative to oxygen. This enzyme is a member of the Haloacid Dehalogenase (HAD) superfamily of aspartate-nucleophile hydrolase enzymes (PF00702).), with amino-acid sequence MRAGAAGIRAVIIDLDGTMLDTVPDFEAALNGMRHDLGLAPISQAIIKPLVGKGSEKLVRDALLLDWDAARVDAAYTDAMAGYQRHYLAINGDRSTLYDGVLDGLAAMQALGLRLVCVTNKPIAFALPLLAQKGLAPYFEHVFGGDSFAKKKPDAMPMLGACAALDIPPAQVVAIGDSSNDAESARAAGCFVLTVPYGYNHGRPVQEIQSDGIVDSLLDAARRIGAHNATASLTN; translated from the coding sequence ATGCGGGCCGGCGCAGCAGGTATCCGGGCCGTCATCATCGACCTCGATGGCACCATGCTCGACACGGTGCCCGACTTCGAGGCGGCGCTGAACGGCATGCGCCACGACCTCGGCCTGGCGCCCATCAGCCAGGCCATCATCAAGCCGCTGGTCGGCAAGGGCTCCGAAAAACTGGTGCGCGACGCGCTGCTGCTCGACTGGGATGCCGCGCGGGTCGATGCGGCGTACACCGACGCGATGGCCGGCTACCAGCGGCACTACCTGGCCATCAATGGCGACCGCAGCACGCTGTATGACGGTGTGCTGGACGGCCTGGCGGCGATGCAGGCGCTGGGCCTGCGTCTGGTGTGCGTGACCAACAAGCCAATTGCATTCGCACTGCCGCTGCTGGCCCAGAAAGGCCTCGCGCCGTATTTCGAGCACGTGTTCGGCGGCGACTCGTTCGCCAAGAAGAAACCAGACGCCATGCCGATGCTGGGCGCCTGCGCGGCGCTGGATATTCCGCCAGCGCAGGTGGTGGCGATTGGCGACTCGTCGAACGATGCCGAAAGCGCCCGCGCCGCCGGCTGTTTCGTACTCACGGTCCCGTACGGCTACAACCACGGCCGTCCTGTACAAGAAATTCAATCCGATGGTATAGTGGATTCGCTGCTGGATGCAGCACGCCGCATCGGCGCGCACAATGCAACGGCCAGCCTAACCAACTAA
- a CDS encoding anthranilate synthase component I, producing MTELEFKSLANQGYNRIPLIAEAFADLETPLTLYLKLAQSQNTGKNTFLLESVVGGERFGRYSFIGLPAHTLLRTTGNLTEIVKNGEVIESHEGNPLDFIEQFQARFKVALRPGLPRFCGGLAGYFGYDTVRHIEHKLAATTPRDELGLPDIQLMVTEELAVIDNLSGKLYLIVYAEPGQPEAYSRGRQRLKDLRMMLRRSVDAPVTSASVRTESVRDFSKEDYLKAVAKAHEYVMAGDLMQVQIGQRIRKPYVDSPLSLYRSLRSLNPSPYMYYYNFGDMQIVGSSPEILVRNETLPEGGRKVTLRPIAGTRGRGATPERDAALAAELLADPKEVAEHVMLIDLARNDIGRIADTGSVKVTDRMVIEKYSHVQHIVSNVEGKLKDGMSNLDVLRATFPAGTLTGAPKVRAMEVIDELEPVKRGIYGGACGYLSFGGEMDVAIAIRTGVIKDGNLYVQAAAGIVADSIPEMEWQETEHKARAVLRAAEQVQDGLDGEF from the coding sequence ATGACCGAACTCGAATTCAAGTCCCTGGCAAACCAGGGCTACAACCGCATCCCCCTGATCGCGGAAGCCTTCGCCGACCTCGAAACGCCGCTGACGCTGTACCTCAAGCTGGCGCAATCGCAGAACACCGGCAAGAACACCTTCCTGCTCGAATCGGTGGTGGGCGGCGAACGCTTTGGCCGCTACTCGTTCATCGGCCTGCCGGCCCACACGCTGCTGCGCACGACCGGCAACCTGACTGAGATCGTGAAAAACGGCGAAGTCATCGAATCGCACGAAGGCAATCCGCTCGACTTCATCGAGCAATTCCAAGCCCGCTTCAAGGTGGCGCTGCGCCCTGGCCTGCCGCGTTTTTGCGGCGGCCTGGCCGGCTACTTCGGCTACGACACGGTGCGCCACATCGAGCACAAGCTGGCCGCGACCACCCCGCGCGATGAACTGGGCCTGCCCGACATCCAGCTGATGGTGACCGAAGAACTGGCGGTGATCGACAACCTGTCGGGCAAGCTGTACCTGATCGTGTACGCCGAACCGGGTCAGCCCGAAGCGTATTCGCGCGGCCGCCAGCGCCTGAAAGACCTGCGCATGATGCTGCGCCGGAGTGTCGATGCGCCGGTCACGTCGGCCTCGGTGCGGACCGAATCGGTGCGCGACTTCAGCAAAGAGGATTACCTGAAGGCCGTCGCCAAAGCCCACGAATACGTGATGGCCGGTGACCTGATGCAGGTGCAGATCGGCCAGCGCATCCGCAAGCCGTATGTCGATTCGCCGCTGTCGCTGTATCGCTCGCTGCGTTCGCTGAACCCGTCGCCGTACATGTACTACTACAACTTCGGCGACATGCAGATCGTCGGCTCGTCGCCCGAAATTTTGGTGCGCAACGAGACGCTGCCCGAGGGCGGCCGCAAGGTCACGCTGCGCCCGATCGCCGGCACGCGCGGACGCGGCGCCACGCCGGAACGCGACGCCGCGCTGGCCGCCGAACTGCTGGCCGATCCGAAGGAAGTGGCCGAACACGTGATGCTGATCGACCTGGCGCGCAACGATATCGGCCGCATCGCCGATACCGGCAGCGTCAAGGTCACCGACCGCATGGTCATCGAAAAATACTCGCACGTGCAGCACATCGTCTCGAACGTCGAGGGCAAGCTGAAAGACGGCATGTCGAACCTGGACGTGCTGCGCGCGACCTTCCCGGCCGGCACCCTGACCGGCGCGCCGAAGGTGCGGGCGATGGAAGTGATTGATGAACTCGAGCCCGTGAAGCGCGGCATCTACGGCGGCGCCTGCGGCTACCTGAGCTTTGGCGGCGAGATGGACGTGGCGATCGCGATCCGCACCGGCGTGATCAAGGACGGCAACCTGTACGTGCAGGCCGCCGCCGGCATCGTCGCCGATTCGATCCCCGAGATGGAATGGCAAGAGACCGAACACAAGGCGCGCGCCGTACTGCGCGCGGCCGAGCAAGTGCAAGATGGCCTGGATGGAGAGTTCTGA
- a CDS encoding aminodeoxychorismate/anthranilate synthase component II yields MLLMIDNYDSFTYNIVQYFGELGEDVRTVRNDEITLEEIAAMKPDRICISPGPKAPKDAGISLDVLREFGGKLPILGVCLGHQAIGEAFGGKVIRAKQVMHGKTSTIAHIGEGVFQDLPSPYTVIRYHSLAIERASLPACLEVTAWTDDGEIMGVRHKTFDIEGVQFHPESILSEHGHALLKNFLTR; encoded by the coding sequence ATGCTGCTCATGATCGACAACTACGACTCGTTCACCTACAACATCGTGCAGTATTTCGGCGAACTGGGTGAAGACGTGCGCACCGTGCGCAACGATGAAATCACGCTCGAAGAGATCGCGGCCATGAAGCCCGACCGCATCTGCATCTCGCCGGGCCCGAAGGCGCCAAAGGATGCCGGCATCTCGCTCGACGTGCTGCGCGAATTCGGCGGCAAGCTGCCAATCCTGGGCGTGTGCCTCGGCCACCAGGCCATCGGCGAAGCATTTGGCGGCAAGGTCATTCGCGCCAAGCAGGTCATGCACGGAAAAACGTCGACCATCGCGCACATCGGCGAAGGCGTGTTCCAGGACCTGCCGAGCCCCTACACCGTGATCCGCTACCATTCGCTGGCGATCGAGCGCGCTTCACTGCCGGCCTGTCTCGAAGTAACGGCATGGACCGACGACGGCGAGATCATGGGCGTGCGCCACAAGACGTTCGACATCGAGGGCGTGCAGTTCCACCCCGAGTCGATCCTGTCCGAGCACGGCCACGCGCTGCTGAAGAACTTCCTGACGCGCTGA